The Setaria italica strain Yugu1 chromosome IX, Setaria_italica_v2.0, whole genome shotgun sequence genome has a window encoding:
- the LOC101779063 gene encoding U11/U12 small nuclear ribonucleoprotein 65 kDa protein, with translation MASFPPPHTLPTAPYPATPPPLQQQQPGPAPAGAATLLVRHLPEAITQEMLSRLFSHYGATSVRPCAGGKLRNCAFVDFRDEAAANHAHSLLNRLRFLGKVLIVERANRPNANNAHAKPQDQLEHGVSPAPSICSENQKNPTSTAEPIAPKLGVDYPFPPHLEYAYPPPDGNILNNIVNALIAVPRFYTQVLHLMNKMNLPAPFRMALPTPPLPSQVSAPPHPPPPLQPTTTEEPRSADLSSDESELESSDDDVDKRKSKRAKHEAIVGPAVDKSVAHEAVGVKPAALVSTELQVIKKKNPVLQIKIAPKATQKEPPIPSTTDKELDSTNEQLEEKHFVTPQEIEKDKLPPEEILSLPMFKNYTPGNPAIVLYIKNLAKDVTHDDFFYVFGSLFESMDSVRSGLSIKLMQEGRMRGQAFVTFPTVELAQRALNLAHGYVFKGKPMIIQFGRNPAANKAS, from the exons ATGGCGtccttcccgccgccgcacACGCTACCTACAGCACCCTACCCCGCAACTCCGCCGCCtctgcaacagcagcagccgggCCCCGCGCCAGCGGGGGCGGCGACGCTGCTGGTGCGGCACCTCCCGGAGGCGATCACGCAGGAGATGCTCTCCCGCCTCTTCTCCCACTACGGGGCCACGTCCGTCCGCCCCTGTGCCGGTGGAAA GCTGAGGAACTGTGCATTTGTAGATTTTAGGGACGAGGCGGCAGCCAATCACGCACATTCGCTATTGAACAG GTTGAGGTTTCTCGGGAAAGTGTTAATAGTTGAGAGagcaaatcggccaaatgcAAATAATGCGCATGCGAAGCCTCAGGACCAGCTAGAGCATGGTGTGTCCCCTGCACCAAGTATTTGTTCCGAAAATCAGAAGAATCCTACATCGACTGCTGAACCAATTGCTCCCAAGCTTGGTGTGGACTATCCATTTCCACCACATCTTGA GTATGCATATCCACCGCCAGATGGAAACATATTGAACAATATTGTTAATGCTCTCATTGCCGTCCCCCGATTCTACACCCAG GTGTTACACTTAATGAACAAGATGAATCTTCCAGCTCCATTTCGGATGGCATTGCCTACTCCGCCGCTACCATCACAAGTGTCTGCTCCCCCTCATCCTCCGCCACCACTGCAACCTACTACAACGGAGGAACCTCGTTCAGCTGATTTGTCTAGTGATGAGTCTGAGTTGGAATCATCTGAT GACGATGTTGATAAACGGAAAAGCAAGCGTGCAAAACATGAAGCTATTGTTGGTCCTGCAGTTGATAAAAGTGTTGCTCATGAAGCAGTTGGGGTGAAACCTGCTGCATTGGTTTCTACTGAGCTTCAAgtgataaaaaagaaaaacccaGTACTTCAG ATAAAAATTGCCCCTAAGGCTACACAGAAGGAACCACCTATACCAAGTACAACTGACAAAGAATTGGATTCAACAAATGAACAGCTTGAAGAGAAACATTTTGTCACACCCCAGGAAATAGAGAAAGATAAATTACCACCAGAGGAGATTTTGTCCCTTCCTATGTTCAAG AATTACACTCCAGGAAATCCCGCCATTGTTTTGTACATTAAGAACTTGGCAAAGGATGTCACTCATGATGACTTCTTCTATGTCTTTG GGTCTCTTTTCGAAAGTATGGACAGTGTAAGATCGGGTCTAAGTATCAAGCTAATGCAG GAGGGACGGATGCGTGGTCAAGCCTTTGTGACATTTCCTACGGTTGAACTTGCTCAACGAGCTCTG AATCTAGCTCATGGATACGTGTTCAAAGGAAAACCGATGATCATACAATTTGGTAGAAATCCTGCTGCTAACAAAGCTTCTTAG